In Vagococcus hydrophili, one DNA window encodes the following:
- the fliE gene encoding flagellar hook-basal body complex protein FliE, whose protein sequence is MNMITNNFNEISNYREELKNRMDSGNVFQKQPQNNQENNEQEFSSVLGQAIDKVDTELASSSNNIPKLISGDLDNIHTAMIDMNKSQLVLQTAVQVRNKCVEAYNEVKNMQF, encoded by the coding sequence ATGAATATGATAACAAATAATTTTAATGAGATTTCAAATTATCGAGAAGAATTAAAAAATCGAATGGATTCAGGAAATGTCTTTCAAAAACAACCACAAAATAATCAAGAAAATAACGAGCAAGAGTTTTCGAGTGTTTTAGGTCAGGCAATTGATAAAGTTGATACTGAATTAGCTAGTAGTAGTAATAATATTCCTAAATTAATATCAGGTGATTTAGACAATATCCATACTGCGATGATTGATATGAATAAATCACAACTTGTTCTTCAAACTGCCGTTCAAGTTAGAAATAAATGTGTCGAGGCATATAACGAAGTTAAAAATATGCAGTTTTAA
- the der gene encoding ribosome biogenesis GTPase Der: MANPTLAIVGRPNVGKSTLFNRIAGERISIVEDIPGVTRDRIYAHGDWLGREFSIIDTGGIEMSDEPFMDQIKHQAEIAIEEADVIMLVVSGREGITDADEYVSRILYKSDKPVVLVVNKVDNPEMRNDIYEFYALGLGDPMPVSGSHGIGLGDALDKVCEHLKMVPEAEEDDTIRFSLIGRPNVGKSSLINAILGEDRVIVSDVAGTTRDAIDTSFVSPEGQKFEMIDTAGMRKKGKVYESTEKYSAMRALRAIDRSDVVLVVLNAEEGIREYDKRIAGFAHEAGKAIIILVNKWDTLEKDNHTMKEFEEDIRTEFKYLDYAPIAYVSAKTKQRLHTLPEMIERVSQNQTLRIPSAVLNDVIMDAVAINPTPTDKGKRLKIFYATQVAIKPPTFVIFVNEEELMHFSYARFLENQIRKAFEFEGTPIRVIARRRK, encoded by the coding sequence ATGGCAAACCCAACATTAGCAATAGTAGGAAGACCCAACGTAGGAAAATCCACATTATTTAACCGTATAGCTGGAGAAAGAATATCGATCGTTGAGGACATTCCAGGAGTAACCAGAGATCGTATTTATGCCCATGGCGATTGGTTAGGAAGAGAATTTAGTATTATTGATACAGGTGGTATCGAGATGAGTGATGAGCCATTTATGGATCAAATCAAGCATCAAGCAGAAATTGCCATTGAAGAAGCCGATGTTATCATGTTAGTTGTTAGTGGAAGAGAAGGTATCACTGATGCTGACGAATACGTTTCAAGAATTCTTTATAAAAGTGATAAACCAGTTGTATTAGTTGTCAATAAAGTAGACAATCCTGAAATGAGAAATGATATTTATGAATTTTACGCATTAGGATTAGGAGATCCAATGCCAGTTTCAGGGAGTCACGGAATCGGATTAGGAGATGCCTTAGATAAAGTTTGTGAGCATCTAAAAATGGTTCCAGAAGCTGAAGAAGACGATACTATCCGTTTCAGTTTAATTGGACGCCCAAATGTAGGGAAATCATCATTGATCAATGCAATTCTTGGTGAAGACCGTGTGATTGTTTCAGATGTTGCTGGAACAACAAGAGATGCGATTGACACGTCATTTGTCTCTCCAGAAGGTCAAAAATTTGAGATGATTGATACTGCTGGTATGCGTAAAAAAGGAAAAGTTTACGAGAGTACTGAAAAATATAGTGCCATGAGAGCTTTACGAGCGATTGATCGTTCTGACGTAGTATTAGTGGTTTTAAATGCTGAAGAAGGTATCAGAGAGTATGACAAACGAATTGCAGGATTTGCTCATGAGGCAGGTAAAGCGATTATTATCCTTGTAAACAAATGGGATACGTTAGAGAAAGATAATCATACGATGAAAGAGTTTGAAGAGGATATCAGAACAGAGTTTAAATACTTAGATTATGCTCCGATTGCCTATGTTTCTGCTAAAACAAAACAACGTCTTCACACATTACCAGAGATGATTGAGAGAGTTAGTCAAAATCAAACCTTAAGAATCCCATCAGCCGTATTAAACGATGTTATTATGGATGCTGTAGCCATCAACCCAACACCAACTGATAAAGGAAAACGATTGAAGATTTTTTATGCAACTCAAGTGGCAATTAAACCACCAACTTTTGTTATCTTTGTTAATGAAGAAGAGTTGATGCATTTCTCTTATGCTCGATTTTTAGAAAATCAAATTCGTAAAGCGTTCGAGTTTGAAGGGACACCAATCCGCGTCATTGCAAGACGCAGAAAATAA
- the flgC gene encoding flagellar basal body rod protein FlgC: MGVFDSFNINSSGLTLERMKLDTISTNIANVNTTRTEEGGPYKRKTVTFQESLKKESDKGNKSFGVKTTGIRVDEDVRTVYQPEHPDADEAGYLELPNVNLSDEMLNMMNTLRTYEANTAAFESSKNLMKKALEISKD, from the coding sequence ATGGGAGTATTTGATTCATTTAATATTAATTCAAGCGGGTTGACGTTAGAACGTATGAAACTAGATACAATTTCAACTAACATAGCTAATGTGAATACAACCAGAACGGAAGAGGGAGGACCATATAAACGAAAAACGGTCACTTTTCAAGAAAGCTTGAAGAAAGAATCAGACAAAGGAAATAAAAGTTTTGGTGTTAAAACAACCGGTATACGTGTAGATGAAGATGTTCGAACGGTTTATCAACCAGAACATCCTGATGCTGATGAAGCTGGCTACTTAGAATTACCAAATGTAAATTTGAGTGATGAGATGTTAAACATGATGAATACATTAAGGACATATGAAGCGAATACTGCAGCCTTTGAATCAAGCAAAAATTTAATGAAAAAGGCTTTAGAGATTTCGAAAGATTAA
- the motA gene encoding flagellar motor stator protein MotA — MDIFLLLGVIAGALSVVVGMIVKGADPTVLLNPAAIIIIGVGTLAALNNSFPREDIKKLPKVLGVLFKNKKQTPPKELVNTIMLLAQKARQEGILALESTVDSLEDPFLKNGMQMVVDGVNVDQIEEILNNEISSLEARHHTGASMFKTAGSASPTLGVLGAVIGLIGALGDLNDVDALGHMISAAFVATLYGIFFGYVILIPFASRLNRKTEEEVKNMLITLEGVLAIQAGHNPNTIEKKLNGMLSPQEKTATE, encoded by the coding sequence ATGGATATATTTTTATTATTAGGTGTTATTGCAGGAGCTTTATCTGTTGTCGTAGGGATGATTGTTAAGGGAGCTGATCCGACAGTTTTACTTAATCCCGCAGCTATTATTATTATTGGAGTTGGAACTCTGGCAGCGTTAAACAATTCTTTTCCTCGAGAAGATATAAAAAAGTTGCCTAAAGTCTTAGGTGTCTTATTCAAAAATAAAAAACAAACGCCTCCCAAAGAATTAGTTAACACCATTATGCTACTAGCACAAAAAGCTAGACAAGAAGGAATACTTGCTTTAGAGAGCACTGTCGATAGCTTAGAAGATCCTTTTTTAAAAAATGGCATGCAAATGGTAGTCGACGGAGTTAATGTGGATCAAATTGAAGAAATTTTGAATAATGAAATTTCTTCTTTAGAGGCACGCCATCATACAGGTGCTTCGATGTTTAAAACTGCTGGTAGTGCATCACCTACTTTAGGCGTACTTGGTGCGGTTATCGGTTTAATTGGTGCCTTAGGGGATTTAAACGATGTGGATGCTCTTGGTCATATGATTTCAGCTGCCTTTGTAGCAACTCTCTACGGAATATTTTTCGGATATGTTATCTTGATTCCTTTTGCTTCTCGCTTAAATCGAAAAACAGAAGAAGAAGTTAAAAATATGCTTATTACATTAGAGGGTGTTCTTGCTATTCAAGCAGGACATAATCCAAACACCATTGAAAAGAAATTGAATGGTATGTTATCTCCACAAGAGAAAACAGCAACTGAATAA
- a CDS encoding OmpA/MotB family protein, producing the protein MKKRPKKHEEHVDEGWLLPYSDMLTLLLALFIVMFAMAKTDDGRLDELSNEFSVILSGKSNGSDNGILPGQRKKTPAEDKNGKTEKKSESKKIIDTPKKAETDEEKKMQAAGDSIKDELSKSGHAEDIDVDLEQDGLRIAIKSGLLFTPGSADITGDVEDVVQKVAESLKGLDNDLIIAGYTDNVPSNTPEFPSNWELSSARAMTVMKLLVKHNGITEDRVSVQAYGEFKPKVPNNNDENRAKNRRVEIFIIKKDK; encoded by the coding sequence ATGAAAAAAAGACCTAAAAAACATGAAGAACACGTAGATGAAGGTTGGTTATTACCTTATTCAGATATGTTAACATTACTATTAGCACTTTTCATCGTTATGTTTGCCATGGCAAAAACAGATGATGGTCGCTTAGATGAATTAAGTAATGAATTCAGTGTAATTTTATCTGGAAAAAGTAACGGAAGTGACAATGGAATACTACCTGGTCAACGAAAAAAAACACCAGCAGAAGACAAAAATGGAAAAACGGAAAAAAAGAGTGAGAGCAAAAAAATAATAGATACTCCAAAAAAAGCCGAAACAGATGAAGAGAAAAAGATGCAAGCTGCTGGTGATTCAATTAAAGATGAATTATCAAAATCTGGACACGCAGAGGATATTGATGTTGATTTAGAACAAGATGGTTTAAGGATAGCCATTAAAAGTGGACTTTTATTCACTCCTGGTAGTGCTGATATCACAGGAGATGTTGAGGATGTTGTCCAAAAAGTTGCAGAATCTCTTAAGGGATTAGATAATGATTTGATTATTGCTGGATACACCGATAACGTTCCCAGTAACACACCTGAGTTCCCATCAAACTGGGAATTGAGTTCTGCTCGTGCCATGACTGTTATGAAGTTACTTGTGAAACATAACGGTATCACAGAAGACCGCGTTTCTGTTCAAGCATATGGGGAATTCAAACCAAAAGTACCAAATAATAATGATGAAAACCGAGCAAAAAATAGGCGTGTAGAAATTTTTATTATAAAAAAAGATAAATAA
- the flgB gene encoding flagellar basal body rod protein FlgB, whose translation MVFQSLNFLNQAMDASDLRQKTISTNISNINTPGYKVERVSFEEKLRKANADYEIDLNKTHSNHLSINGGLNNLEPEVVRRNNTSVKDNGNNVDLDYEMTEKAVNELYYSSLQRQVNHELSQLNYVINH comes from the coding sequence ATGGTTTTTCAGAGTTTAAATTTTTTGAATCAAGCGATGGACGCTTCCGACTTGAGACAAAAAACAATTTCAACGAATATTTCGAATATTAATACCCCAGGATATAAAGTGGAAAGAGTTTCATTTGAAGAGAAATTAAGAAAAGCGAATGCTGATTATGAAATTGATTTAAATAAAACTCATAGTAATCACTTGTCTATTAATGGGGGATTAAATAATTTAGAGCCAGAAGTAGTTCGAAGAAACAATACGTCAGTAAAAGATAACGGCAATAATGTTGATTTGGATTACGAAATGACTGAAAAAGCAGTGAATGAACTTTACTATAGTTCTTTACAAAGACAGGTTAATCACGAACTGTCTCAGTTAAATTATGTTATAAATCACTAG
- a CDS encoding HU family DNA-binding protein, with protein sequence MANKAELIEKVAEATGLTKKDATSSVDAVFASIQEFLAEGEKVQLIGFGNFEVRERAARKGRNPQTGEEIQIAASKVPAFKPGKALKDAVK encoded by the coding sequence ATGGCTAACAAAGCAGAATTAATCGAAAAAGTTGCTGAGGCAACTGGTTTAACTAAAAAAGACGCAACTTCATCAGTAGATGCTGTATTTGCTTCAATTCAAGAATTTTTAGCTGAAGGCGAAAAAGTTCAATTAATCGGTTTTGGTAACTTTGAAGTACGTGAAAGAGCTGCCCGTAAAGGTCGCAACCCACAAACTGGAGAAGAAATCCAAATCGCAGCAAGTAAAGTCCCTGCATTCAAACCAGGTAAAGCTTTAAAAGACGCTGTAAAATAA
- the rpsA gene encoding 30S ribosomal protein S1, with the protein MTEQTNETMLNAMASVQEVKVGDLVKGEILSVDDSKQAIVGIIGAGVEGVIPLKELSTLAVENVTDVVNIGDIIDLVVISEIGKDKENGSYLLSKRRVDAKKVWEDIEEAFKEGKTIEAPVTDVVKGGLVVDAGVRGFVPASMVEDHFVSDFTDYKGKTLAYKIIEIEPSENRLILSHRAIVELEKEVAKKELLGKILAGDIIEGKVARLTNFGAFIDLGGVDGLVHVSEISHAHVDKPEDVLEVGQEVSVKVLSIDPEKDRISLSIKETEAGPWENIAERAAVDSVLEGTVNRLTSFGAFVEVLPGVEGLVHISQISHKHIATPHEALEEGQKVTVKVLDVSEENKRIGLSIKALEEKEEEVVAEVYVMPEESTGFTLGDVIGKDLTE; encoded by the coding sequence CAAACAAGCAATTGTTGGAATTATTGGCGCAGGTGTAGAGGGTGTTATTCCGTTAAAAGAATTATCAACTCTAGCTGTAGAAAACGTAACAGATGTTGTTAATATTGGTGACATTATTGATTTAGTGGTCATTTCTGAGATCGGAAAAGACAAAGAAAATGGTAGCTACTTGTTGTCAAAACGACGCGTAGATGCTAAAAAAGTTTGGGAAGATATTGAAGAAGCATTTAAAGAAGGCAAAACAATTGAAGCACCAGTAACAGATGTTGTTAAGGGTGGATTAGTTGTTGATGCAGGTGTTCGTGGATTCGTTCCTGCCTCAATGGTAGAAGATCATTTTGTTTCTGATTTTACTGATTATAAAGGTAAAACATTAGCTTATAAAATTATTGAAATCGAACCATCAGAAAATCGCCTAATTCTCTCTCATAGAGCGATTGTTGAACTAGAAAAAGAAGTGGCTAAAAAAGAATTACTAGGTAAAATCTTAGCTGGAGATATCATTGAAGGAAAAGTAGCAAGATTAACTAATTTTGGTGCCTTCATTGATTTAGGTGGCGTGGATGGTTTAGTCCATGTTTCTGAGATTTCTCACGCACATGTGGATAAACCAGAAGACGTGCTAGAAGTGGGACAAGAAGTTAGCGTGAAAGTGTTAAGTATTGATCCTGAAAAAGATCGCATTTCACTATCTATTAAAGAAACAGAAGCTGGACCTTGGGAAAATATTGCTGAGCGAGCTGCTGTTGATAGTGTTCTAGAAGGTACTGTAAATCGTCTAACTTCATTCGGAGCCTTTGTAGAAGTTTTACCAGGAGTTGAGGGATTAGTTCATATTTCTCAAATTTCTCATAAACATATTGCAACACCTCATGAAGCTCTTGAAGAAGGTCAAAAAGTAACAGTTAAAGTTCTTGACGTGAGTGAAGAAAATAAACGAATCGGCTTGAGTATTAAAGCTTTAGAAGAAAAAGAAGAAGAAGTGGTTGCAGAAGTTTACGTTATGCCAGAAGAATCAACAGGTTTTACTCTAGGAGACGTAATTGGTAAAGATTTAACCGAATAA